The nucleotide sequence GACCACCGTCCCCAGGACCGCCGAGGCCGCGATCTGAGCCACGGCCCCGGGCACGGCCACGCCGCGCACGGCCACCAGGTCTTTCAAATGAAAATGCAGTCCCACCCCGAACATGAGCAGGATGACGCCGAGCTCGGCGAACTGGTTGGCGATGGAGCCGTCGGCCACAAATCCCGGAGAAAACGGGCCGATGCAGTAGCCGGCCACGAGATAGCCGACGATGGGCGACAGCGCCAGGCGCTTGGCCACAAGCCCCAGGGCCAGGGCAGCCACCAGACCGGCGGCCAGGGTCACGATCAGGTCCATGTCGTGCGGCATCAAGCCTCCTTGCCGCAACACGGAGAGCCGCCGCCGGATTGGGCGGCGCAAACGTCATGCTGCAGGGCGTTCAGCGGGCCGGGCCTGCCCGTCCCGCCAGGTTATCGATCAGAGTTGCAGGAATTCCTTGCTGCCGCACAGCGGACAGCAGCTCCCGCCCGGATGTTTCGTGCCGCAGGAGGCGCAGGCCACTTCCACATCCCCGCCTTCGGGATGTTTTTCGCCGCACAACCGGCAATGGGTGAAATCCGGATCGTTTTCGGCCTGGCACTTGGGGCAGGTCCACGGGGCGCGCGGTTCGGACATGGCTGGCCTCCTGCGTGTTGCGCGGCGCTGCAAGGCCCGCGTTGGAGCCACCCTACCTGAAATTGTCGCCAAAAGCCAAGACGCCGCCATGTTTGCCGCGCACCGGCGCATTGACACCCCAGCCCGGCCTCCGGTAGGCCCTAACCATGTACGACGCGCCGCCCTCCTCCGAGGCTGAACTCGCCGCTGGGCAGGCCAAACGCCTGCAAGAGGCGGTGGAGAGCCTTTTTGCCTGCTGTCA is from Solidesulfovibrio magneticus RS-1 and encodes:
- a CDS encoding zinc ribbon domain-containing protein — translated: MSEPRAPWTCPKCQAENDPDFTHCRLCGEKHPEGGDVEVACASCGTKHPGGSCCPLCGSKEFLQL